In Suttonella indologenes, one genomic interval encodes:
- a CDS encoding VWA domain-containing protein: MADKISTLPTMAQITSMYLFGQLEKPNNLLDGNLIRPKDLVVDYPVKININEYMTDGAGRFVSAKDFKFLDEFFTKSSTASENLEAGRYTKSEILQALKIKFAGVTQSTAEYDDGKDNLLERAYIWNSVAFMVNDDAIFVVDEDGNRSIESFAIVPYSNNEPGLRDENGKPMENFDFEGGTTSQIANSMIEWKIDPSGIGRTVNIKFDWDNVNTKTLSYQDYQNEKTSSNFLTNKWNQASVGLDSVLTNNLVQKLWDNGIIRFLDEDGRIIFYGTCDYENSSSKFYLMNNTYIYIQLPKLYADLGASELKSGVVFISGNGDDSVIGSINNDKIIGNSGSDTLNGNNGDDVLIAGSNKYDTSDTSINTLIGGKGSDEIHGAAGADILVGGYYLFGDVVLKDDGESDRMEGGDGSDTYYAGDTDVIKDKDGQGEVHFGDVVLGKAYRDTSVSDQQVYLQGENIKYTLNGKNLTVELIKEGKTLTIEEFNKENCDLNIQLIDKAGKDIVFVIDVTGSMSEDINTVKANVKNMISKLFTNTNDENLDTNIGIMTYTDGSLSWIAKNADTPQKAYSAINAVFEQGGGTELVATSLSKALNEFDWRAGEEYAKQIWLFGDEPGDDLDGLSKVYALSHNKKVELDGEKEGAFEYIPINTIALSSGSTASVFQSIAENTKGMYFYGRADLDTALNDIANLGTSADETINGTDANNTINGMGGDDTLSGGLGSDTYVETGDFGHDTLNETNPDGKDKNKVDFADTSVQDYGFENDNGNLVITNGNNSVSISDFYGDENKVDQFVFNDAVIDNALAAFYGNNQSGKNVNYTETAENVQTGIFGGRQFVVASDDAEVNTSWFQDAVVVNGNNVSVDTGLNNDQVYVQGSGSVKTGGGSDKIFIGSEFGSVNVYDSSGVSDEINFTAHNLKDFYVSQDGKNFSFKLLGSPESSITIEGQSSVLHRMENFSFSDGTNISYKDLGALAKIYENHSYEQIATDANIAKSIEEQLSSQGFLA; this comes from the coding sequence ATGGCTGACAAAATTTCAACTTTGCCTACAATGGCACAGATAACTTCAATGTACTTATTTGGTCAATTAGAAAAACCAAATAATTTACTTGATGGAAATCTCATTAGACCAAAAGATTTAGTAGTGGATTATCCTGTAAAAATCAATATCAATGAGTATATGACAGATGGAGCAGGCAGATTTGTTAGTGCAAAAGATTTTAAGTTTTTAGATGAATTTTTTACTAAAAGCAGTACCGCTTCTGAAAATTTAGAAGCTGGAAGATATACTAAATCTGAAATACTTCAAGCATTAAAGATTAAATTTGCAGGAGTAACTCAAAGTACTGCTGAATATGATGATGGCAAAGATAACTTGCTTGAGAGAGCATATATTTGGAATTCTGTTGCTTTTATGGTAAATGATGATGCGATTTTTGTTGTTGATGAAGATGGGAATCGTTCAATTGAAAGTTTTGCCATTGTTCCTTATTCTAATAATGAGCCAGGACTTCGAGATGAAAACGGAAAACCAATGGAGAACTTTGATTTTGAAGGTGGTACTACATCTCAAATCGCTAATTCTATGATAGAGTGGAAAATTGATCCCTCAGGAATTGGTAGAACAGTTAATATTAAATTTGACTGGGATAATGTTAATACCAAAACATTGTCATATCAGGATTATCAAAATGAAAAAACAAGTTCTAATTTTTTAACTAACAAATGGAATCAGGCATCTGTTGGCTTGGATAGTGTATTGACAAACAATCTTGTTCAAAAACTGTGGGATAATGGTATTATCCGATTTTTGGATGAAGATGGGCGAATTATCTTTTATGGAACGTGCGATTATGAAAATTCAAGTTCAAAATTTTATTTAATGAATAATACTTATATTTATATACAACTCCCTAAATTGTATGCTGATTTAGGTGCTTCAGAACTTAAATCAGGAGTGGTCTTTATTTCTGGTAATGGGGATGACAGTGTTATCGGCTCTATTAATAATGATAAAATTATTGGGAATTCTGGTTCAGATACATTAAATGGAAATAATGGCGATGATGTTCTCATCGCAGGAAGTAATAAATATGACACTTCCGACACATCTATTAATACCCTCATTGGCGGTAAAGGCTCGGATGAGATTCATGGGGCAGCTGGTGCTGATATTCTAGTTGGTGGTTATTATTTATTTGGTGATGTTGTTTTGAAGGACGACGGAGAATCCGACCGCATGGAAGGCGGAGATGGCTCTGATACATACTATGCAGGCGATACTGATGTAATCAAGGACAAAGACGGTCAAGGTGAAGTGCATTTTGGCGATGTTGTTCTAGGCAAAGCTTATCGTGATACTTCAGTATCTGATCAGCAGGTATATTTGCAGGGAGAAAATATCAAGTATACGCTCAACGGCAAGAACTTGACAGTTGAGTTAATCAAGGAAGGCAAAACTCTCACGATTGAAGAGTTTAATAAAGAAAACTGCGATTTGAATATCCAGCTTATAGACAAAGCTGGCAAGGATATAGTTTTTGTTATTGATGTAACTGGGTCAATGTCAGAGGATATCAATACGGTTAAAGCTAATGTAAAAAATATGATTAGCAAATTATTTACTAATACCAATGATGAGAATCTTGATACAAATATCGGGATTATGACTTACACTGATGGTAGTTTGTCTTGGATTGCTAAGAATGCCGATACTCCGCAAAAGGCTTACTCTGCCATTAACGCAGTATTTGAGCAAGGTGGCGGGACGGAGCTGGTGGCTACTTCTCTTAGCAAGGCTCTTAATGAGTTTGATTGGCGAGCAGGTGAGGAGTATGCCAAGCAAATTTGGCTTTTCGGTGATGAACCAGGCGACGATTTGGATGGTCTGTCTAAGGTTTATGCGCTTTCGCACAATAAGAAAGTCGAACTTGACGGGGAAAAAGAAGGTGCATTTGAGTATATTCCAATCAATACTATTGCTTTGTCTAGTGGTTCTACGGCATCGGTGTTCCAAAGTATTGCAGAAAATACCAAAGGAATGTATTTCTATGGTCGGGCAGATTTGGATACTGCCTTGAATGACATTGCTAATCTGGGAACTAGTGCCGATGAAACTATCAATGGCACTGATGCGAATAATACCATTAACGGCATGGGCGGCGATGACACCCTAAGCGGCGGCTTAGGTTCTGACACCTATGTTGAGACGGGCGATTTCGGTCATGATACCTTAAATGAAACCAATCCTGATGGTAAGGACAAAAACAAAGTTGATTTTGCTGATACCTCGGTTCAGGATTATGGTTTTGAGAATGATAACGGAAATTTGGTAATTACTAACGGCAATAATTCCGTAAGCATAAGTGATTTCTACGGTGATGAGAATAAAGTCGATCAGTTTGTATTTAATGATGCAGTGATTGACAATGCATTAGCTGCATTTTACGGCAACAATCAATCTGGCAAAAATGTAAATTACACCGAAACTGCGGAAAATGTGCAAACGGGCATTTTTGGAGGTCGTCAGTTTGTTGTTGCATCAGACGATGCCGAAGTTAATACTTCATGGTTTCAAGATGCGGTTGTTGTCAATGGCAACAATGTCAGTGTTGATACGGGTTTGAATAATGATCAAGTCTATGTCCAAGGCTCTGGCAGCGTTAAAACTGGTGGCGGTTCGGATAAGATTTTCATCGGCTCTGAGTTCGGATCGGTTAATGTTTATGACAGCTCTGGCGTGAGTGATGAAATAAATTTCACCGCTCATAATTTGAAAGATTTTTATGTCTCTCAAGATGGCAAAAACTTTAGCTTTAAGCTCCTAGGCAGTCCTGAAAGCAGTATTACAATCGAAGGACAAAGCTCTGTGTTGCATCGGATGGAAAATTTCTCATTCTCTGACGGCACAAATATCAGCTATAAAGATTTGGGAGCACTGGCAAAAATATATGAAAACCATTCATATGAACAGATTGCAACTGATGCAAACATTGCAAAATCTATCGAAGAGCAGTTGAGTTCCCAAGGCTTTTTGGCTTAA
- a CDS encoding enoyl-ACP reductase FabI, whose translation MGFLQGKKILVTGLASNLSIAYGIAQAMHREGAEIALSYQNEKLKSRVEKMGEEFGVKVYLPLDVADEGQVENAFAVLKQEWGVLDGLVHAIAFAPREAIEGRFLDGCTRENFTLAHEISAYSFPLLMRHAYLLMKDRQAAALALTYLGAVQAVPNYNTMGLAKASLEASIRYLAADLGQDGIRVNGISAGPIRTLAASGIKDFRKMLKGFEKTAPLKRCVTIEEVGNTAAFLCSDLASGITGEITYVDGGYNIFSSVQMSDDE comes from the coding sequence ATGGGATTTTTACAAGGTAAGAAAATTTTAGTCACAGGTTTGGCAAGCAATTTATCTATTGCCTACGGCATTGCGCAGGCAATGCACCGCGAAGGCGCGGAAATCGCCCTCTCTTATCAAAACGAAAAACTCAAATCGCGCGTGGAAAAAATGGGCGAAGAATTCGGCGTGAAAGTCTATCTGCCCTTAGATGTTGCCGATGAAGGACAGGTAGAAAACGCATTCGCCGTTCTCAAACAGGAATGGGGCGTGCTGGACGGCTTGGTACATGCCATTGCCTTTGCGCCGCGCGAAGCCATCGAAGGACGCTTTTTAGACGGTTGCACACGCGAGAATTTCACTCTGGCACATGAAATCAGCGCCTATTCCTTCCCGCTCTTGATGCGCCATGCCTATCTTTTGATGAAAGACCGCCAAGCGGCGGCATTGGCGCTAACCTATCTCGGCGCTGTGCAAGCCGTGCCGAATTACAACACCATGGGACTTGCCAAAGCCTCATTGGAAGCCAGTATCCGCTATTTGGCGGCGGATTTGGGACAAGACGGCATTCGCGTCAACGGCATCTCCGCCGGCCCGATCCGTACCCTTGCCGCCTCGGGCATCAAAGACTTCCGCAAAATGCTTAAAGGCTTTGAGAAAACCGCGCCGCTGAAACGCTGCGTTACCATCGAAGAAGTGGGCAACACCGCCGCATTCCTCTGCTCGGATTTGGCTTCGGGCATTACAGGGGAAATTACCTATGTGGACGGCGGCTATAACATTTTCTCGTCCGTACAAATGAGCGATGATGAATAA
- a CDS encoding Lrp/AsnC family transcriptional regulator: MSEKETGLDAIDKRILHILSENGRINNLALAEAVHLSPTPCARRVKRLEDEGYIDGYGARLNREKLGYDLSVFIAVTMDRHTPERFAEFEAAVAKFPEVIRMSIVTGRAEDYLLQVVVKDMRAFEAFLLGKLNRLAGVANVHSSFEMRAVIDREAQP; the protein is encoded by the coding sequence ATGAGTGAAAAAGAAACCGGCTTGGATGCTATCGACAAAAGAATTCTGCATATTCTCAGCGAAAACGGACGCATCAATAATCTGGCATTGGCGGAAGCCGTGCATCTCTCGCCCACGCCTTGTGCCAGACGCGTGAAAAGATTGGAAGACGAGGGCTATATCGACGGCTACGGTGCAAGGCTGAATCGCGAAAAACTCGGCTATGATTTAAGCGTCTTTATTGCCGTAACGATGGACAGACACACGCCGGAACGCTTTGCCGAATTTGAGGCGGCGGTGGCGAAATTTCCCGAAGTTATCCGCATGAGCATCGTTACAGGGCGGGCGGAAGACTATTTATTGCAAGTAGTCGTGAAAGATATGCGGGCTTTCGAGGCATTTTTGCTCGGCAAATTAAACCGCTTGGCAGGGGTGGCGAATGTGCATTCCAGCTTTGAAATGCGCGCGGTAATCGACCGTGAAGCACAGCCCTAA